The following are encoded together in the Iodobacter fluviatilis genome:
- a CDS encoding MliC family protein — protein sequence MLRALALMLLSGAALASPDEITGRYQCGSAQFYMTSSTDMEQVRLRVDGRIYDLVTMRTASGAAWSDGEWIWWTKGADSFLERQSVMVAKDCLKKPAY from the coding sequence ATGTTGCGTGCACTGGCTTTGATGTTATTGAGTGGCGCGGCATTGGCTTCGCCGGATGAAATTACGGGGCGCTATCAATGCGGCTCGGCGCAGTTTTATATGACCTCCAGCACCGACATGGAGCAGGTAAGGCTACGTGTTGATGGCCGGATTTATGATCTAGTCACCATGCGCACCGCCAGTGGTGCAGCTTGGAGTGATGGAGAATGGATTTGGTGGACTAAGGGCGCGGATAGCTTTTTAGAACGCCAGTCTGTCATGGTTGCTAAAGATTGCCTGAAGAAGCCGGCGTACTAA
- a CDS encoding peptidylprolyl isomerase: protein MMSITVNGVEITDVMIAAESQHHQDAPSAIDATVQELILRELLLQRAATLSIEAASPEETIGLLLQTEVKITDPDEVACQQYYDNNPQSFVRGETLEGSHILFKTGETELVDTVLANAVLAEVKANPEKFEELARQHSSCPSGQQGGNLGQFGRGQMVPEFEQVAFSLNEGEIAADLVETRFGLHIIRAGSKAEGAMVSFDEVKAKLAEFLSDVATRRAMNQYLQTLVNAAKIEGYTLPSPDAAQ, encoded by the coding sequence ATGATGAGCATTACTGTTAATGGTGTTGAGATTACCGATGTAATGATTGCGGCTGAAAGCCAGCATCACCAGGATGCTCCATCTGCGATCGATGCAACGGTGCAAGAGCTTATTTTGCGTGAGCTATTGTTGCAACGTGCTGCAACGCTGTCGATTGAAGCCGCTAGCCCAGAAGAAACCATTGGTTTATTGCTGCAAACGGAAGTAAAAATCACGGATCCAGATGAGGTCGCTTGCCAGCAGTATTACGACAATAACCCACAATCTTTTGTGCGAGGTGAAACGTTAGAAGGCAGTCATATTTTATTTAAAACCGGTGAAACAGAGCTGGTAGATACCGTGCTGGCTAATGCGGTATTGGCCGAAGTAAAAGCTAATCCAGAAAAGTTTGAAGAGCTCGCGCGTCAACATTCCAGCTGCCCATCTGGTCAGCAGGGCGGTAATCTGGGCCAATTTGGCCGTGGCCAAATGGTGCCAGAATTTGAACAAGTGGCATTTAGCCTGAATGAAGGCGAAATTGCCGCTGATTTAGTTGAAACACGCTTTGGTTTACATATTATTCGCGCAGGTAGCAAGGCTGAAGGCGCAATGGTGAGTTTTGATGAAGTAAAAGCAAAACTAGCCGAATTTCTGAGTGATGTGGCAACCCGTCGTGCCATGAATCAATACCTACAAACGCTAGTGAATGCCGCTAAAATTGAAGGTTATACCTTGCCTAGCCCTGATGCCGCTCAGTAA
- a CDS encoding molybdopterin molybdotransferase MoeA has product MLDFDTALSRLLLAARVSSGVDVLPLSQANGRVLSHDLVSQVSVPSFDNSAMDGYALNIGDSWPDSFKLVQRIAAGNVGQALNSGEAARIFTGAPIPAGANVVVMQENCRTEDGQVYIAAPLELGSNIRLRGEDIAAGSVILPAGTRLSPAAIGLVASIGVAELTVKQRLRVALLSTGDELVEPGQPLGAGQIYNSNRYALTALLDDCLITDLGIVPDDAELTRDILQTAAKQHDVLITSGGVSVGEEDHVKGAVELLGHLDLWKIAIKPGKPFAYGRIGDCDFIGLPGNPVSSLVTFLLLVRPFLLARLACLKLQPARFKLMAAFDWKKAGNRREFLRGKLNEQGHVEIYPQQGSGVLTSLVWGDGLVDIAVGETIKLGDSVQFIPFHSMR; this is encoded by the coding sequence ATGCTAGATTTTGATACAGCCCTTTCCCGTTTACTCCTAGCAGCCCGTGTTTCAAGTGGGGTGGACGTGTTGCCGCTGAGCCAAGCTAATGGCCGTGTACTTAGTCATGACTTGGTTTCGCAGGTGTCCGTGCCAAGTTTTGATAATAGCGCCATGGATGGTTACGCCCTGAATATTGGCGACTCATGGCCCGACAGTTTTAAGCTAGTGCAGCGTATTGCCGCTGGTAATGTTGGGCAGGCTTTAAATAGTGGCGAGGCGGCCCGTATTTTTACTGGAGCGCCAATTCCAGCTGGGGCCAATGTGGTGGTGATGCAAGAAAATTGCCGCACCGAGGATGGGCAAGTTTATATCGCAGCGCCGCTTGAGCTCGGGAGCAATATTCGTTTACGGGGTGAAGACATCGCTGCAGGTAGCGTGATTTTGCCAGCGGGAACGCGGCTTAGCCCTGCGGCGATTGGCTTAGTCGCATCGATTGGTGTTGCAGAGCTCACTGTGAAGCAGCGTTTAAGAGTGGCCCTACTATCGACTGGTGATGAGCTGGTAGAGCCCGGACAGCCACTTGGCGCAGGTCAAATTTATAACTCCAACCGCTATGCCCTGACTGCACTACTGGACGATTGCCTGATTACTGACTTAGGCATTGTGCCGGATGATGCGGAGCTGACTCGGGATATTCTGCAAACAGCCGCAAAGCAGCACGATGTGCTGATTACCTCTGGTGGCGTATCGGTAGGGGAAGAAGATCATGTCAAGGGTGCGGTAGAGCTGCTAGGTCATTTAGATTTATGGAAAATTGCAATAAAGCCAGGCAAGCCTTTTGCCTATGGGCGAATTGGCGATTGTGATTTTATTGGTTTGCCAGGTAATCCGGTTTCTAGCTTAGTGACCTTTTTATTATTAGTACGGCCTTTTTTATTAGCCCGCTTAGCGTGTTTAAAGCTGCAACCTGCAAGATTTAAATTAATGGCCGCTTTTGATTGGAAAAAAGCAGGTAATCGCCGTGAGTTTTTACGTGGCAAGTTAAATGAACAAGGCCATGTAGAGATTTACCCACAGCAAGGCTCTGGTGTATTAACGTCTTTAGTTTGGGGCGATGGCTTGGTGGATATTGCCGTGGGCGAAACGATTAAGCTTGGGGATAGCGTGCAGTTCATTCCATTCCATAGCATGCGATGA
- a CDS encoding SirB2 family protein yields MQNSPFSHESALAMEYLAVKHLHMLCVALSAGLFLLRGGLMLQGSAYLQTKFLRIAPHIIDTLLLLSAIRLAMLYPGPKMWLVAKVCGLLVYIVLGTIALKRGKTKTIRVTALIAAIACFAYIVAVALSKNALLGLA; encoded by the coding sequence ATGCAGAACTCACCATTTTCGCACGAGAGCGCCCTTGCCATGGAATATCTTGCTGTAAAACATCTACATATGCTGTGTGTGGCCCTGTCTGCGGGGCTATTTTTACTGCGTGGCGGCCTGATGCTGCAAGGCTCCGCCTACTTACAAACAAAATTTCTGCGTATTGCGCCGCATATTATCGACACCCTGTTGCTGCTGAGCGCCATTCGCCTAGCCATGCTCTACCCCGGCCCCAAGATGTGGCTGGTGGCTAAAGTCTGTGGGCTGTTGGTGTATATCGTACTGGGGACAATCGCGCTAAAGCGTGGCAAAACCAAAACAATCCGTGTAACTGCCTTAATCGCAGCGATCGCTTGTTTTGCCTATATTGTGGCGGTGGCATTGAGCAAGAATGCATTGCTGGGATTAGCTTAG
- the mobB gene encoding molybdopterin-guanine dinucleotide biosynthesis protein B encodes MHLQSPQRVLGIVGWSGSGKTTLIEKLLPELARLGLKVSVIKHTHHDVEFEPEGKDSIRFRAAGAGEVLLATPKRFVLQHEMPEPLPLSALLARMAPVDLVLVEGFKTAAIPKLEVRRASHPALVDPYIIAIASDYSLHSSLPVLDLNQAAVIAAFISDLPC; translated from the coding sequence TTGCACTTACAAAGTCCTCAGCGCGTTTTAGGTATTGTGGGGTGGTCAGGCAGCGGTAAGACCACCCTAATAGAAAAACTGCTGCCAGAATTGGCACGTTTGGGACTTAAAGTGAGTGTCATCAAACATACGCATCATGATGTGGAGTTTGAGCCCGAGGGTAAAGACAGCATACGATTCAGGGCCGCGGGTGCGGGGGAAGTATTACTCGCTACACCAAAGCGCTTTGTCCTACAGCATGAAATGCCTGAGCCGCTGCCTTTAAGTGCGTTGCTAGCACGAATGGCCCCCGTTGATTTAGTGCTGGTTGAAGGCTTTAAAACGGCGGCGATTCCTAAGTTAGAAGTCCGCCGTGCCAGCCACCCCGCCTTGGTGGATCCCTATATTATTGCGATTGCCAGCGATTACTCACTTCACAGCTCCCTGCCTGTACTCGATCTTAACCAAGCTGCAGTCATTGCGGCGTTTATTAGTGATTTGCCATGCTAG
- the moaE gene encoding molybdopterin synthase catalytic subunit MoaE, with translation MADIRILVQSADFDLATEYARFDNDASMGAIVAFVGRVRDLDQSITAMHLEHYPGMTEKALAKIVGEACQYWPLQAVTVIHRIGALQAAEQIVLVLTASKHRQAAYESNAFIMDFLKTQAPFWKKEGTAACLQWVDARSSDQGALDRWQYLRVV, from the coding sequence ATGGCGGATATTCGAATTCTGGTGCAAAGCGCAGATTTTGATTTAGCTACAGAATATGCGCGCTTTGATAACGATGCCAGCATGGGCGCAATAGTGGCTTTTGTGGGCCGAGTGCGCGATTTAGATCAAAGCATTACCGCCATGCATTTAGAGCATTATCCTGGTATGACTGAAAAAGCTCTCGCTAAAATAGTCGGAGAGGCGTGCCAATATTGGCCTTTGCAAGCGGTGACGGTGATTCATCGTATTGGTGCTTTGCAAGCAGCAGAGCAAATTGTGCTGGTGTTAACGGCATCAAAGCACCGGCAAGCGGCCTATGAATCAAATGCATTTATTATGGATTTCCTAAAAACACAAGCGCCGTTCTGGAAAAAAGAAGGAACTGCTGCTTGCCTACAATGGGTTGATGCACGATCAAGTGATCAAGGCGCGCTGGATCGTTGGCAGTACTTGAGGGTGGTTTAA
- a CDS encoding TolC family outer membrane protein — translation MKEKLCLAVALALCSIGVQAAAPASLQEAAERAISNNPELRARWFEFKASVEDVSAARGGYMPQVDFQAFAGREWEKRPSGDTGGFNHPGASLTLRQMLFDGFATSNEVQRLGYARLTRYYELLSSSDQIAFETVRAYQDVLRYRELVALAQDNFALHKEILGQIEERVKAGVGRRVDLEQASGRLALAESNWLTDLSNLHDVSARFQRIVGEAPAAALAPSQDLRTALPKEGDIALATALKQNPGFLAAVSNIRSARSDAETRKANNYPKLELVAKQALDRDRDGISGTFQDRTIQLNLNYNLFSGGRDSARTRGAVEKLNTAYELRDKTCRDIRQTTQIAWNDVRRLNEQMKFLDQHQLSTEKSRDAYRKQFDIGQRTLLDLLDTENELFTAKRAVVNAVNDLKTSEAGVLTQMHQLLAALKLAPLETAVPEALDDNQLDDERVRCSAEMPKEYTMDRDAAMANRPSLAPAAVTTAPVAVTAAPEAAKDVPVGKELAQFGIDLADKWSKAWAEKRTDDYLAFYADSFVPSNGMSADKWKAFRRTRVGKQGDITITLSNMKLRQLNDTQAEATFSQSYKSKDYTDVVQKTLDMVKQGGQWKIKAEKVTSGRAY, via the coding sequence ATGAAAGAAAAGTTATGCTTGGCTGTTGCCTTGGCATTGTGCAGTATTGGTGTACAAGCTGCTGCCCCTGCTTCTTTGCAAGAAGCAGCAGAGCGGGCTATTAGCAATAATCCCGAGTTACGTGCGCGCTGGTTCGAATTTAAAGCATCGGTTGAAGATGTATCAGCTGCGCGTGGTGGTTATATGCCCCAAGTTGATTTTCAGGCTTTTGCTGGGCGAGAGTGGGAAAAGCGACCAAGTGGTGACACCGGTGGGTTTAATCATCCAGGAGCTTCACTCACATTACGTCAAATGCTGTTTGATGGTTTTGCAACGAGCAATGAAGTGCAGCGTTTAGGGTATGCAAGGCTCACTCGTTATTACGAGTTGCTTTCTTCTTCAGATCAAATTGCCTTTGAAACGGTACGTGCTTATCAAGATGTATTGCGTTACCGTGAGTTGGTGGCCTTGGCTCAAGACAATTTTGCGTTACATAAAGAAATTTTAGGGCAAATTGAAGAGCGGGTTAAAGCAGGGGTAGGCCGCCGGGTTGATTTGGAACAAGCATCTGGACGCTTAGCCTTAGCTGAATCTAATTGGCTTACTGATCTATCTAATTTGCACGATGTTTCTGCCCGTTTTCAACGTATTGTTGGCGAGGCACCCGCCGCAGCCTTGGCGCCATCACAAGATTTACGTACAGCCTTGCCCAAGGAAGGGGATATCGCGTTAGCAACTGCTTTAAAGCAAAACCCTGGTTTTTTAGCTGCAGTATCAAATATTCGCTCAGCACGTAGCGATGCCGAAACACGTAAGGCAAATAATTATCCCAAGCTAGAGCTGGTGGCAAAACAAGCCTTAGATCGTGATCGTGATGGTATTAGCGGCACTTTTCAAGATCGTACTATTCAGCTTAATTTAAATTACAACTTATTTAGTGGTGGGCGTGATAGTGCGCGTACTCGTGGTGCGGTTGAAAAGCTGAATACCGCCTATGAATTACGTGATAAAACATGCCGAGATATTCGTCAGACAACGCAGATTGCGTGGAATGATGTTCGCCGCTTGAATGAGCAAATGAAATTCCTCGATCAGCATCAACTTTCTACAGAGAAATCACGAGATGCTTATCGCAAACAATTTGATATTGGCCAGCGTACTTTATTAGATTTATTGGATACAGAAAACGAGTTGTTTACCGCTAAGCGCGCGGTTGTAAACGCAGTTAATGATTTAAAAACCTCAGAAGCGGGTGTTCTTACTCAAATGCATCAATTATTGGCAGCTCTGAAGTTGGCACCTTTAGAAACGGCAGTGCCTGAAGCGCTGGACGATAATCAGCTTGATGATGAGCGTGTTCGCTGTAGCGCTGAAATGCCGAAGGAATATACGATGGATCGCGATGCCGCAATGGCAAATCGCCCATCACTTGCTCCAGCAGCGGTCACTACTGCCCCAGTAGCTGTCACTGCTGCGCCAGAAGCAGCTAAAGACGTGCCAGTGGGCAAAGAGCTCGCTCAATTTGGCATTGATCTAGCCGACAAATGGTCTAAAGCGTGGGCAGAAAAACGCACGGATGATTACCTAGCGTTTTACGCTGATAGTTTTGTGCCAAGCAATGGCATGAGCGCGGATAAATGGAAGGCATTCCGTCGTACTCGCGTGGGCAAGCAGGGTGATATAACTATTACGTTGAGCAATATGAAGCTTAGGCAATTAAATGACACTCAAGCTGAAGCTACATTTAGCCAAAGCTATAAGTCCAAAGACTATACCGACGTAGTTCAAAAGACTTTAGATATGGTGAAACAAGGCGGACAGTGGAAAATCAAAGCAGAGAAAGTAACGAGTGGTAGGGCGTATTAA
- the moaC gene encoding cyclic pyranopterin monophosphate synthase MoaC: MILDAVILAGGEGRRMGGRDKGLVELSGRPLVEWSLEALSRQTRAVDHVLISANRNLPEYARFGAPVLRDVYPGHPGPLAGIHSALLASPAKYLVVLPCDVPFLPADLVEKLLAKIEQDETQVVMARTPDGQVHPTICMLRHDVLPSLMERLSRQELKLSAWQESLQLQYVDFPELAFPNLNTQDDLAACAARLSGVDTIPMPYRSTDQSADSASGLTHFNANGEAHMVDVAGKVDSHRIARAVGEIRMLPTTLHLIETGSHKKGDVLGVARIAGIMASKRTADLIPLCHPIPLTSVSVDFTIDRAGSLVRCEVTAETIGRTGVEMEALTALNIALLTIYDMCKAVDRGMIMSQLRLLEKQGGKSGHWQASHSI, translated from the coding sequence ATGATTTTGGATGCAGTCATTCTGGCTGGTGGCGAAGGGCGCCGCATGGGGGGGCGTGATAAAGGCTTGGTTGAGCTTTCTGGTCGCCCCTTGGTAGAGTGGAGCCTAGAAGCCTTATCGCGGCAGACTCGTGCTGTTGATCATGTTTTAATTTCGGCCAATCGTAATTTGCCTGAATATGCACGTTTTGGTGCGCCTGTTTTGCGTGATGTTTATCCAGGGCATCCGGGCCCTTTGGCTGGAATTCACTCAGCCTTATTAGCTTCCCCCGCTAAATATCTTGTAGTTTTACCTTGTGATGTGCCATTTTTGCCTGCAGATTTGGTGGAAAAGTTATTGGCAAAAATAGAGCAAGATGAAACACAAGTGGTGATGGCACGCACCCCAGATGGGCAAGTTCATCCCACGATTTGCATGTTGCGTCACGATGTTTTGCCTTCCTTAATGGAAAGGTTATCTAGGCAAGAGCTGAAATTATCTGCATGGCAAGAGAGCTTGCAGTTGCAATATGTAGACTTCCCCGAGTTGGCTTTTCCTAATCTAAATACGCAGGATGATTTAGCCGCTTGTGCTGCGCGGCTATCTGGCGTTGATACAATACCTATGCCTTACCGATCTACAGACCAGAGCGCAGATAGCGCATCAGGGCTCACGCATTTCAACGCTAATGGCGAAGCGCATATGGTGGATGTGGCGGGCAAGGTAGATAGCCACCGCATTGCCCGCGCCGTGGGCGAGATTCGTATGCTGCCCACTACCTTGCATCTGATTGAAACCGGCAGCCATAAAAAAGGCGATGTGCTGGGCGTGGCACGGATTGCTGGGATTATGGCGTCTAAGCGCACCGCGGATTTAATCCCACTTTGCCACCCTATCCCGCTAACCAGCGTGAGCGTGGATTTCACGATTGATCGGGCAGGCAGCCTTGTGCGCTGTGAAGTCACGGCAGAAACAATCGGGCGCACAGGGGTAGAAATGGAAGCGCTTACCGCGTTGAATATCGCCCTATTAACTATCTACGATATGTGTAAAGCCGTGGATCGCGGCATGATTATGTCGCAGCTCCGCCTGCTGGAAAAACAAGGCGGTAAGTCTGGACATTGGCAGGCCAGCCATAGCATTTAA
- a CDS encoding MBL fold metallo-hydrolase, producing MKKAQILFEQGDHRWLAISRDPERPNHLIDTNEYVIVNGGEALITDPGGLEVFPAVFSAVSSVLDPRLIRTIFSSHQDPDVISSLALWLEFNPELKCHISGLWATFVPHFGGSSDTMVSIPDQGSEMIVGSAHLSTIPAHYLHSSGNFHLYDPLAKVLFSGDVGAALLPEGNSDLFVTDFDRHIRFAEGFHKRWMGSNSAKRVWCERVTSLKIDMICPQHGSVYSGDDVERFINWFDELQVGLF from the coding sequence ATGAAAAAAGCCCAAATATTGTTTGAGCAGGGAGATCATCGTTGGTTGGCCATTTCGCGGGATCCCGAGCGCCCCAATCATTTAATTGATACCAATGAATATGTCATTGTTAATGGGGGGGAGGCATTAATAACCGATCCGGGTGGATTAGAAGTTTTCCCTGCCGTATTTTCCGCAGTAAGCTCGGTGCTTGATCCTCGGCTTATTCGTACTATTTTTTCCTCACACCAAGATCCCGATGTGATTTCATCTTTGGCGCTTTGGTTGGAATTTAACCCCGAGCTGAAGTGCCATATTTCTGGTTTATGGGCTACTTTTGTTCCACACTTTGGTGGCTCAAGTGACACCATGGTCAGTATTCCAGATCAAGGCAGTGAAATGATCGTTGGGAGTGCTCATCTCAGCACGATTCCTGCTCACTACCTACATTCTTCAGGAAATTTTCATCTTTATGATCCTTTGGCTAAAGTGCTTTTTTCTGGCGATGTAGGGGCGGCTCTGCTGCCAGAAGGAAATAGTGATTTATTTGTGACTGATTTTGATCGGCATATTCGTTTTGCAGAGGGCTTTCATAAGCGCTGGATGGGTTCCAATAGTGCAAAGCGGGTGTGGTGTGAAAGGGTGACTAGCTTAAAAATAGATATGATTTGCCCTCAGCATGGGTCAGTTTATTCTGGGGATGACGTAGAGAGATTTATCAATTGGTTCGATGAATTACAAGTGGGTCTTTTCTGA
- a CDS encoding carbonic anhydrase yields MADLHQFIEGFREFQQQYFAGETALFDRLRAGQTPTTVLIGCCDSRVDPAILTQCAPGEMFIIRNVANLVPPFEQGTTNQGVSAALQYAVTVLNVSRIVVLGHSHCGGIKGLMDSNDIVDKDDFLGRWIHIASKAKQRVLQQLPHADKATQYRACELEAIRDSLVNLETFPWIKQRLGSAELSLHGWFFDFEHGALLGFDEESKQFQPLVSALPIKDFWIEI; encoded by the coding sequence ATGGCCGATTTGCATCAGTTTATTGAAGGTTTTCGTGAATTTCAGCAACAATATTTTGCTGGTGAAACCGCTTTGTTTGATCGTTTACGCGCTGGTCAGACACCAACTACTGTGTTGATAGGCTGCTGTGATTCTCGGGTCGATCCCGCCATTCTTACCCAATGTGCACCAGGCGAAATGTTCATTATTCGCAACGTGGCTAATTTGGTGCCGCCATTTGAGCAGGGAACAACCAATCAAGGGGTCTCGGCGGCTCTGCAATACGCAGTGACGGTGCTTAATGTCAGCCGGATTGTGGTGCTAGGGCATAGCCATTGCGGCGGTATTAAAGGCTTAATGGATAGTAATGATATCGTGGATAAAGACGATTTCTTGGGCCGTTGGATTCATATTGCGAGTAAGGCAAAGCAGCGGGTCTTGCAGCAGCTACCTCATGCCGATAAAGCTACTCAGTATCGGGCCTGTGAGCTGGAAGCGATTCGTGATTCGTTGGTTAATCTAGAGACTTTTCCTTGGATTAAACAGCGGCTTGGTAGTGCTGAACTGAGTTTACATGGTTGGTTTTTTGATTTTGAGCACGGTGCTTTGTTGGGGTTTGATGAAGAGAGCAAGCAATTTCAGCCCTTAGTAAGCGCCCTGCCAATCAAAGATTTTTGGATCGAGATTTAA
- a CDS encoding MoaD/ThiS family protein has protein sequence MIRVLYFARLRDAFACESEELPMPSPATVAGLIAILISRGDIWAAELSGNKIFRVAVNQEMAQLSDMIPSNAEVAIFPPVTGG, from the coding sequence ATGATTCGTGTTTTATATTTTGCTCGGCTGCGTGATGCATTTGCTTGTGAAAGTGAAGAGCTGCCTATGCCAAGCCCCGCAACCGTGGCTGGATTGATTGCAATATTGATATCGCGTGGCGATATTTGGGCGGCGGAATTATCGGGGAATAAAATATTTAGAGTCGCCGTTAATCAAGAAATGGCTCAGCTCAGCGATATGATTCCAAGTAATGCAGAAGTGGCTATTTTTCCTCCTGTGACGGGGGGCTAA
- a CDS encoding transglutaminase-like cysteine peptidase: MLQRPPSYLQKITIWLLIATSLALHAAAGLDFDRLQKSLVLRWGQTPVRLFSDWQTLINEARNATETDKLKRINDFFNRRIQFGDDQTIWNAPDYWATPLETIGKGAGDCEDFAIIKYFSLKELGVAKEKLRLTYVKAKIGGISSNISQAHMVLTYYPSTDAEPLVLDNLLNDIRPASRRPDLTPVFSFNSDGIFTGASAQPSGSVDKLSRWKDLISKMKAEGYETD; the protein is encoded by the coding sequence ATGCTCCAACGCCCCCCATCTTACTTACAAAAAATAACAATTTGGCTTTTAATCGCCACATCACTGGCCTTGCACGCAGCGGCAGGCTTAGATTTTGATCGTTTACAAAAATCATTAGTACTGCGCTGGGGGCAAACGCCTGTTCGCTTATTTAGCGACTGGCAAACTTTGATTAATGAGGCACGTAACGCAACTGAAACCGATAAACTAAAACGAATTAATGATTTTTTTAATCGCAGAATTCAATTTGGCGACGATCAAACAATCTGGAATGCGCCTGATTATTGGGCAACGCCCCTTGAAACCATAGGCAAAGGCGCTGGAGATTGTGAGGACTTTGCCATTATTAAATATTTCAGCTTAAAAGAACTTGGTGTTGCAAAAGAGAAACTACGTTTAACCTACGTTAAAGCTAAAATTGGTGGTATCTCCAGTAATATTAGCCAAGCTCATATGGTTTTAACGTATTACCCTAGTACTGACGCAGAACCATTAGTATTAGATAATTTACTTAATGATATTCGCCCTGCTTCACGCCGCCCTGATTTAACGCCTGTATTCAGTTTTAATAGTGATGGAATTTTTACTGGTGCAAGCGCACAACCATCAGGCTCGGTCGATAAATTATCTCGCTGGAAAGATCTTATTTCAAAAATGAAAGCAGAAGGTTACGAGACTGATTAA
- a CDS encoding alpha/beta hydrolase family protein, with the protein MIEVLKLMTSRSSEISATFFYPQDQAKAAVLIVPAMGVSQSYYAPLASWLAEQGFLVASFDYTGMGLSTQGSLRQLEVNILDWAKYDCDTMLAALSQADRPLYWLGHSLGGQLLGLIPDPERITKAITIASGSGYWLENALSLRWKVWWLWFVLVPLLVPVCGYFPGKRLRKVGNLPRGVIGQWRRWCLNSDYAVGAEGLEVKGRFAALTQPITVMSFTDDELMTAKSIRSLHAFYTHSPQKTKRLSPYDIGVKQIGHFGFFKPRFSESLWQAHLLPELS; encoded by the coding sequence ATGATAGAAGTCCTGAAGCTAATGACGAGTAGAAGTTCGGAAATTAGCGCGACTTTTTTCTATCCCCAAGATCAGGCTAAAGCGGCGGTGCTCATTGTCCCCGCGATGGGCGTGAGTCAGTCTTATTACGCGCCGCTGGCCTCTTGGCTGGCTGAGCAGGGTTTTTTAGTGGCCAGCTTTGATTACACCGGTATGGGTTTATCCACACAGGGCAGTTTGCGTCAACTTGAAGTCAATATTTTGGATTGGGCTAAATACGATTGCGACACGATGTTAGCGGCGCTTTCACAAGCCGATCGCCCGCTGTATTGGCTGGGGCACAGCCTTGGTGGTCAATTACTAGGCTTGATTCCTGACCCAGAGCGGATTACCAAGGCCATCACCATTGCCAGTGGCAGCGGTTATTGGCTGGAAAACGCACTGAGCTTGCGCTGGAAAGTCTGGTGGCTATGGTTTGTGCTGGTGCCCTTATTGGTGCCCGTGTGTGGTTATTTCCCTGGCAAGCGTTTACGCAAAGTTGGCAATTTGCCGCGTGGTGTGATTGGGCAATGGCGGCGCTGGTGCTTAAACTCAGATTACGCTGTGGGTGCAGAAGGGCTTGAGGTGAAGGGCCGGTTTGCAGCGCTCACGCAGCCGATTACGGTGATGTCGTTTACCGATGATGAGCTGATGACGGCTAAAAGTATTCGCTCTTTACATGCTTTTTATACCCATTCCCCACAAAAAACCAAGCGCCTCTCACCCTATGATATTGGGGTAAAACAGATAGGACACTTTGGTTTTTTTAAGCCTCGTTTTAGCGAAAGCCTGTGGCAGGCTCATTTGTTGCCAGAGCTAAGCTAA
- a CDS encoding pseudouridine synthase — translation MEELRLSKRLAELGLCSRREADEYIAKGWVKVDGVVVDVLGSKVLPSQTVSLEPAAKATQAGRVTILVNKPVGYVSGQAEKGYTPAVALVVPDNHWEGDTSGIRFVPPHMRDLAPAGRLDIDSVGLLVLTQDGVVAKTLVGEGSNVEKEYLVRVTGQLSSDGMKKLNHGLSLDGKALKPARVSWQNENQLRFILREGKKRQIRRMCELVGLEVVGLKRIRIGKVLLGDLPPGKWRYLSATERF, via the coding sequence ATGGAAGAATTACGATTATCAAAGCGCTTAGCTGAGCTGGGCCTTTGTTCGCGCCGTGAGGCCGATGAATATATTGCTAAAGGCTGGGTTAAAGTCGATGGCGTAGTGGTGGATGTGTTGGGTAGCAAGGTGCTGCCTAGCCAAACCGTGAGCTTAGAGCCAGCGGCCAAAGCCACTCAGGCTGGCCGAGTGACTATCCTCGTGAATAAGCCCGTGGGTTATGTGTCTGGGCAAGCTGAAAAAGGCTACACCCCCGCCGTGGCGCTGGTGGTGCCGGATAACCATTGGGAAGGCGATACCAGCGGAATACGCTTTGTGCCCCCGCATATGCGTGATTTGGCCCCGGCTGGGCGCTTGGATATCGACTCGGTTGGATTATTGGTGCTGACCCAAGATGGCGTGGTGGCTAAAACTTTGGTTGGTGAAGGTTCCAATGTTGAAAAAGAATATCTAGTACGGGTAACGGGGCAGCTTTCCAGCGATGGCATGAAAAAGCTCAATCATGGCTTAAGCCTAGATGGCAAGGCGCTGAAACCGGCGCGTGTAAGTTGGCAAAATGAAAACCAACTGCGCTTTATTTTGCGCGAAGGTAAAAAACGCCAAATTCGCCGCATGTGCGAGTTAGTTGGCCTAGAAGTGGTGGGCTTAAAGCGGATTCGAATTGGTAAGGTTTTATTGGGCGATTTGCCGCCGGGTAAATGGCGTTATCTTTCTGCAACGGAGCGGTTCTAA